ccAGAGAGCCAGCCGGCAGAATTcacaggaggaaaaagaaataaaagagtcGTGGGGAAAGGGTTGCCTGTAGGGTTGCCTCCAGCAAGGTGccgaaagagggaaagaaaggatgtCAGGTGAGTTAGGGGAATAGCAGCCCTCACCTATTTTGTATTCTGAACTTGGAATCTGGTATTTGGGTGTTTTTGATCCCGGATCTGGGTTTCAGAGAGGGGGGCGCATGAAAGAATCTAAGGTTGAGATGGGTCTTTGTGTCCtactccctccccctttccctctttGCTTTCTGAATCGTGAAGAAACGTCAGACGCTTTTAAAGTGTTACATCTAAAGTGAAATTgcacctctcctctctccctgggCAATGCTATCTCCCTTTCAGCCCTCCGAGTCAAATGAGTGACCCAGATACACCCCCTCAGATGACTTTCTGAGGTAAaactttgggaaaatatttttagccTGCTCATTATCTCTGTCTACCTAAGTGTGGGGAGAATAAGCCTCCTCAGAGGAGATCTGCTCAGGCTGCCCTCCCTCATCCTTTTCTGGAACATGAATTTGTACATCTGAGAGCTTTCCATTGTTTTTCAGTCCGACCGCTTTGATTCTCACcattttgttttacattcttACTCAAGACCAATTTTATCCCTTCCCCCTCGCTCCAGTCTCCTTACATTGTTAAACGTTTAAAATAATAGCACTCGTGTTGGTGGGGGAAGGGAGCAGGAAGCCaaaaaaactcatttcttctccctcccccttctgGCAAGTCTAGAGaaataatataacataatatatagATGTGATTCcttgaggtgggggtggggaatgatTGTGGGTGGTGCGGAAAATTCTGGTAGTTTCTTTGCAAAAGGTCTGAAAATACAAACCCACCCCCTGCGTGCAGTACGCATGTGCAGCAGACCTATTATGGAGGTTCgttgtgggggagggaggggaatttgagaaaaaataaatatatgtgtgagAGATTGATGGTGAGATTAGGAGAGAGGGGCGGGTGGGAGGCGAGGCTTTCGCGCAGGCTCCTCCCCCGGGCTTGAGCAGCCAggctccaccctccctccccgccTTCCCGAGATCTGAGCTGGGATGTGGGAGAGTCTGGGCTCCAGGCCAGCATTGAGTGGCTGCTGAGACAGAGGTTAGGACTTAGATTTGCTTTATTACCCTCCCTTGCCTCCCCTCGCCCGTTCTCCTTTGCCTTCCCCGCCGCGGACGTCCGTCCAAGTTCGGGAACCTCCTGctgcgcggggggggggggtagtgGAGTTCACAGGCTGTGCgggcccccacccccagctgggaGTGACCCAGGCCACTTTCCTGATCCTTCGCCAGTTGGCCTGCCCTTGCCACTGCCCCGGCAGCCTCCGTTTCCATGTTCGTGTTAACCCAAGTCCCTGGGGTTCAGGGGAGCCTGGCGTCCTCCTGACTTCCTACTACAGTTCCCCCTTCATCCCCCACCTCGGTTTTCACACCCTGGTCCTAGGCAGGCAGCCCCCTTTCACGTCCACAGCCAGTGCTAGAGTGTCCTCCTGGTTCAGCGCAAGAGGACACAGGTTGCCAGAGTTAGGAGAAAAAGTAGTGTGAAAGGAGGGAGGTGCCAGGAATTTGAGGGAATGGAAACCCAGGCCTCTGGTTGTTAATTGTGGCTAATTTTCCTTGCTGTTGAGGGAAAGAGGATTGTGTGTCCTAGAGCAAGGGTCTGGGCCAAACCCAGGCTTTCCCCTCCTGCAGCAGCTGCCTCTGCCTGGACAAGACAGGTCTGGCTGGTTAGTCTAGTGCTTAGGTGCCAGAGGCTAACAGGGGCCCAGTCTGTGTGGCATCAGTTTGTATGGCACATCGTCTTCCTGTTTAGGAGCAACACTGGCTCCCAAGCCTCAGCAGACTGGCAGGGGTCATGGAGTATAGGGTGGAGGAGACATCAGGGAAGAACCTGCCCAGGGCCACTTGACAGAGGCTTCTGGTGAGAGAGTCAGGGATCTTGACCTGCAGAAGCAGGTACAGGCTGACTCCTGGATTTGTGCCCGTGAGTGTGTGTACATTGGAGAACACAAATGCTGGGCATCTCTGTCTACCCATATCTTTGTTTCATTTGGACTCCTAGGTTGTCTGTATAGTGATGGATCAGGATGTCTGGAACAGAGAATAGAGGGGAAGAGTAAAATCAGGGGATAAAGGGTGCAGCCCCTGGGTTCTCAAGGGGAGCAAGAATATGGGAATAGATTTGGAAGCAGATTTCAAGTCATTAAGGGAATTCTGGAGATTTCCTCCTCTCTGGTTAGAATGCAGGCAGACACTATGATCCTGTGGGcaagaaatgaaaatgactgGCTGAGGATTTCTTTTCCTCTAGGACTATGTTGGGGTGACAAGATGCCGGTGATTATCCCAGGAAATGTAAATAGAGGCCTCCCTCTTGGCAAAAAGCATGTCAGCCCCCAGGGTGTTAGTGTGAGAACCCAGGTGTCCACCTTTGGCTCTCCCTTCTCAGCATCTGGCTTAGGGAGCTGCCAGCTTGTGTCTCCCCACTCCAAGTGCTGGGGTCAGGCCAGGCCAGCAGCTGGGCATGGCTTCCCCCAGTTCCTGGGCAGGATGCCAGCTGGCGAAGTgaggggaaggcaggaggagtCCTGGCGGCGACTGAAAGGACCTGCCACAGTCAGAGCCCGTGGCCTGGAGCCTGGTCCCTTGTTAgtaggaggggagagaagggagtggTTTGGCGTTCTTCCTTTCTGACCCCTGACCTCCCATTCAGAACCAGAGCATCCCAGAGTACTCAACACACTCTGTTTGCATCCAGTGAAAGGCAGCAAGGTTTGGAGGAGTTAATGCCCAGTTCCTAGAGAGTGGGACTGAGGCAGTGGGGAAGGGGGTGTGGAAGGGCCTTAGAGATTAGGAACCTAGAGGCTTATGTTTTCTGATGTTCTCTGCTCCAAAGATAAGGATGACATTCGGCTGCTGCCTTCAGCATTGGGTGTGAAGAAGAGAAAGCGAGGACccaagaaacagaaggaaaacaagCCAGGCAAACCCCGCAAACGCAAGAAACTTGTAAGTGACAGGGATTCCTAATTTTGTGGCAAGCCTCAGGGACCTTTCCCAgagaatcacattttcttttttcctgattatCCAGGTAGGGAGGTGTCCTGAAGTCAAGGAGGCTTGACCCCTTTCACACTCCCCCACACCCCATTACTTTGTATCTCTTGGATCTAGGACCCTAACCTCACTCTCTACAACCTGGTGAAGAGCCCGATAATTGTTGATGTGACTTGCCCTAACATCCAACAGAAGCAGTCTTGGAGGAAAACTGTATTGAGTTCAGACCCCTCTGTCTTCCTGGGCAATTTATTTagctccctgtgcctcagtttcttcatctgtaaagtggatcAATGAATCAGTTATTATACAATTGTTGTGGAGatggaaataaaatgtaatgtGCTAAGAACAGTTCTTGGCACATCGTAAGGatgaataaatgatatttttatttctctctctaggACAGTGAGGAAGAATTTGGCTCAGAGCGAGATGAGTACCGGGAGAAGTCAGAGAGTGGGGGTAGTGAATATGGAACTGGACCAGGTCGGAAAAGAAGACGGAAGCAccgagaaaaaaaggaaaagaagacaaagCGGAGGAAAAAGGGGGAGGGTGATGGGGGCCAAAAGGTGAGTAGGATTAGAGAGCAAGGGTGAGTAGTCAGCATTAGAGAGGCATATCTAACATCTGAGAAACAGGCATGAGCAGGAAGGGAATTCCCTGAGGCGTAGTCTGTGAGGGATAGGGTTGGACTAGAGAAGGGAGCAAGAAGCTGGTAGGTAAGTATTGAGGCATGTGTGGGGGCCCAGGAGAGAGCCCGGGGAGTGCCCACCTCACTGAAGTTCCCCCTACTCAGCAGGTGGAACAGAAGTCATCAGCAACTCTACTTCTGACCTGGGGCCTGGAGGATGTGGAGCATGTGTTCTCTGAGGAGGATTACCACACACTCACCAACTACAAAGCCTTCAGCCAGTTCATGAGGTGGGATGGAACTGGGAGTCCTCTTGAACAGACAATTTTAGGGAGGTCCTGAATCCCTCTGGAATTTGATCATTGCAAAGAAATTACTCTCCAGAGAAATTCTCAGCCCATGCTCACAAAATTTCACATCGTAATTTCAAGGCATTCTTGGACTCCTAAGTATCCCAGGATTCCAGTTAAGAATACTTCACTGAGGGGCGTGAGGGACAGAGATCATGATTCCAGTCCTAGGTTAGGGAACTGTCTAGCAACAGAATATAGTGAGTCTTTTCCTAGCCCAGCATTCCCATTTTCCCCTCTATGACTTCTTTAAACTCATTCTGGGAGATACCATCATTGTTTCAGAATTTCCCTTGGTCATTTATCGAGTCTCTGCATCTTCCTTAAGTCCCAGTAACAATGGAGAATGCTTTGCTGCCAGTGGGCCTAAGCTACAATGGCCTTCAAAGTATAGAATAGTCTTTTGGGGAAGGAGGCATTTTTAACAGAAATTATTATCCTGGAAGCAATTATGAGGTTCAGGCCCTGGTCTCATTTTGGGCAAGTAACTTAATTTATttgatcctcagtttcctcacctgtaaaataggaataataatggTTTTACTGACAGGAATCTGTGGATTTGATGGGATAGTGAGTACAAAGCCCAGTACATTTGGTATCTAGCCCCAGGATGTGTTAACTGATAGCTGTCTTTAGTAAAGTTTCACTTACCTTACTGCTAAAGATGGTGCTTTTGTTGTCACTCAGGGCCACATATGTCTTTACCAGAGCTTAACCACCCTATAGCAGAGCAGAACAATGTGGCCATCAGTGTTCCAGAAtttcctttgcttatttattaaaTCTTCATTTATCAGACTCCTTCCTACTGGAACCTTTTTTCAGGTTCCATGAGTTTAACTAGTATAATGCAGTGAATTATAGCAAGAATTAttgtgaaaatgaaatgagatgTTATATAAAAGTGTTTTAAACTGTGAAATAGTATACAGAAGTAAATCATTTGagtttatattattcttttttactttattctttttagcttctttttggctttgaaattttattttgcttttttcttactgtttttttaaacttcctttcacttatttattatttaaattgatttttttcttaatagattatatttttatcacCCAGAAATCCTACAGACTATTGATGAGGGAAGATGGCAGTATTCCTAGACCATCTGTGAAGGGTTTGAGTTCTGCTTCTATACTTACAGGCCCCTAATTGCTAAGAAGAATCCTAAGATCCCAATGTCTAAGATGATGACCATCCTTGGGGCCAAGTGGAGAGAGTTCAGCGCCAACAACCCCTTTAAGGGGTCAGCAGCTGCTGTGGctgcggcagcagcagcagcagcagcagctgtggCTGAGCAGGTGTCAGCTGCTGTCTCCTCAGCCACCCCCATAGCACCTTCTGGACCCCCTGCCCTTCCACCACCCCCTGCTGCTGATATCCAGCCCCCACCCATCCGAAGAGCCAAAACCAAAGAGGGCAAAGGTAGGAAATGCACTTATTCAACCACTGTCACTCCACCCTCCAAACTGCCTAGAACTCTTGCCTTCCCAGCCCCAGTTgctagaagaaaaacattttccagAAAGAGGGTCTTAGTGAAATCATAGCCCACAGAGTAATCCCCATGACCTTTGTTTACCAGGATGTGCTATGACTTCTGGTTTCTCTCTCCTCGTTTCTACCCTCATTCAGGTCCAGGCCATAAGAGGCGGAGTAAGAGCCCCCGAGTGCCTGATGGACGTAAGAAGCTTCGGGGAAAGAAGATGGCACCACTTAAAATCAAACTAGGGCTTCTTGGTGGCAAGAGGAAAAAGGGAGGCTCGGTGAGTGACCCCTTAGTTTCTGCTAAATACCTGGGCATCAAGGGCTAGGGTCCAGAGACAGGTCTACAAGGGAAGCTGGACCTGGGACCCCAAGGCCTGGGGAGGGGAGTGGAATTAAGTCTGCCTCACTGACAACCACCGGCAGTATGTTTTTCAGAGTGATGAGGGCCCTGAACCAGAGGCTGAGGAGTCAGACCTGGACAGTGGCAGTATCCACAGTGCTTCAGGCCGGCCTGATGGCCCTGTCCGCACCAAGAAACTAAAGAGAGGCCGgccaggaaggaaaaagaagaagggtAAGGGGTGCTTATTCTGTGTGAGTCTGTCATTCTGCCTTTTTCCCTCCttttgccatttttcttctttccaattttGACTTCTTACTCaactcttctgtgtgtgtgtgtgtgtgtgtgtgtgtgtctctctctctctccctccctccctcctccctggatacccttttttctctctcttgcttgtgctttctctctctctccccttgccTTCACTGGGGTATATGACAGTCCTGGGCTGTCCTGCAGTGGCCGGGGAGGAGGAGGTTGATGGCTACGAGACGGATCACCAGGATTACTGTGAGGTGTGCCAGCAGGGTGGGGAAATTATTCTGTGCGACACCTGCCCTCGTGCCTACCACCTCGTCTGCCTTGATCCTGAGCTTGACCGGGCTCCTGAGGGCAAATGGAGTTGCCCCCACTGTGTGAGTACCTCATGCCCCTAGGAACCCACCcacctctttttccttcttgttttcagTTATTCTTTTTCACCCCCAAATGCCTGGGCTCCTCAGTAATGGATGTCTCAGCATCCAGGATCCTAATTGGGTGCTTTCCCCCATCTCTTTGCCCCCATAGTCAAcatttttggaaattggggtgttcTATTCCTTAGTTTCCACCAGTCTTCTCTGCACTTCTAGGATTCAGGCATCCTGTTTTTGCCTCTATTCTCTAGTCTCACTCCTTAATCCTTTCCTTTATGTCTGTACTTGACCTTCTAGGAGAAGGAGGGGGTACAGTGGGAGGCcaaggaggaagatgaagaatatgaagaggagggagaggaggaaggggagaaggaggaagaggatgatcACATGGAGTACTGCCGTGTGTGCAAGGATGGTGGGGAGCTCCTGTGCTGTGACGCTTGCATATCCTCCTACCACATCCACTGCCTGAACCCTCCCCTGCCTGACATCCCCAATGGTGAATGGCTGTGTCCCCGATGCACAGTGAGTAGAACCACCTTCTTGGCATTTACCATGAGGCCTGACCCCTTTGTCCCTCTCTGGGGCCCAGATGTTTAGGTCTTCCTttctctgccccctccccttctGGCACCTTTCTTCTCCTAACAAGGGGttctttctgcctttcttctttctcatgtgTGTCCAACTTGAAGTGTCCAGTGCTGAAGGGTCGTGTGCAGAAGATCCTGCATTGGCGATGGGGGGAGCCACCTGTGGCAGTGCCAGCCCCTCAACAGGCAGATGGGAATCCAGATGTACCACCCCCCCGCCCTCTTCAAGGCAGATCTGAGCGAGAATTTTTTGTCAAGTGGGTAGGACTATCCTACTGGCACTGTTCCTGGGCCAAGGAGCTTCAGGTACAAGAGCCTTTCTTTTGCCCCTCTTCTGGGAccttgattattgccattctacTCTGGTCttccatttcctttgttttctttcattttaggcTTCTGTTCTCATATCTTTGCAACTTCCATGGTTTTCATAGGTTTCCagtcttctttctcttcattttcattaGCTTTCTTTCCTTAGAGATAAAATAGCCTTTCTTCActttatttaatttcatgttttatcAATCTCCacgattttgtgtgtgtgtgtgtgtgtgtgtgtgtgtgtgtgtgtgtgtgtgtgtgtgtgttggattcaaacccagggcctggcaaaggctaggcaagctctctacccctgagctatactaGCCCATCCACACTCTTAATAACCATATTCTCTGCCTGTGTTTTGCTCTTCCTGGCCCCACCCAGGCCCTGTCTTCTGACTATTCCAtctgttcattttatttgttctccTGCTTTGGCATTGGCTTTTTTTTGCTCATCTATTCTCTTTTAAAGTCATTCTCTTCTCCCAGCAGGCCTTTTCTCTGTCACCCTTCGTCCTCTCTGGATGTTGGAactatctcttctctttctctctgtgcaTCAGCTGGAAATCTTCCACTTGGTAATGTACCGAAACTACCAACGGAAGAACGACATGGATGAGCCTCCGCCCCTGGATTATGGCTCTGGTGAGGATGATGGGAAGAGTGACAAGCGCAAGGTGAAAGATCCACACTATGCAGAGATGGAGGAGAAGTACTATCGTTTCGGCATCAAGCCAGAGTGGATGACTGTCCATCGAATCATCAACCACAGGTGAGTCCTTGGTCTGTGGGAAGGCCAATCTGGGATATGATACTGTTCTTACTGTGGAGATGATCTTGTGTTAATGTCTGTTAATAGACTAAGTGACTGAATGAAACTTGATTACTCCTGCTAAAGCTCTAGCCTTCTGGCCTAGCTTCCTCTATGGGGTAGGAGAACCCAGGAGGAAAGTCCAGCCCAGCATTTGTCTTTGCTGTCACTAATTTCCCAATAGCATAAGAGATTCCCACATGGGTCTGGGAATGGGGGCAAGAAAATGAAACACGAGAAGCACAGTTCAtccagattctttttttcttcatagtatTTATTACTGCCTAATGTTATGTTATATATTCATTGCTGCCTTCCCAGTAGAATGTGAGCTCTCTGATAGGGtcatttgtctgttttgttcactgctggATCTAGTAcctggaacagtgcctggcacatagtagatgctcagtaaatactaATTGGAAGAATGAAGGTTGGAGGATTCTTCAGGAATATTTTGTGAAAGTTGATATTTACCTGCCATCCTAAAAGATTAGGATAGTACTTAAATCATTCTGAATTCCCTTCCTTTGGCCTGCCATTGAGGGTGAGGTGACAAATGCTTCATGTCTGTTGATACTTGTGTTTATCAGGACTTCTTGCTCTTTGtgattattttcttcctcctgttACACAGTGTGGATAAAAAAGGGAATTACCACTATCTTGTGAAATGGAGGGACTTGCCCTATGACCAGTCCACATGGGAAGAAGACGAAATGAACATTCCTGAATATGAAGACCATAAGCAAAGTTACTGGAGACATCGGTGAGGGAACCAGGTCATGGATTAGAGGGAGAGTAAGGATGGCACCTGAAAGCTAAATGAGGATGAAGTAGAGACACAGCCAAGCTAGAGTTTAGGGAAGTGGCCACCTGGGCTGGGTTGTTTGGGTGGGGTCAGAAAACAGCCAGTACAAGTAACAGAAATAAGATCTGTCCTGAGCAATAGGTAAGAAGTTGCTTGGGAGTGGAGAAGGTTAGCTTTCAGGGTGAAGTATAAAAAGTGATGGTATAGagactgggagaaaaaaatacaagaaaatctaGGTTACGAACAGTGGGTTCAGGAAAATGGGAGGGGTTTCAAGGACTAGGCCTCACTCAGACATATTCTTTTCCCAGAGAACTTATTATGGGGGAGGACCCTGCCCAACCCCGCAAgtataagaagaagaagaaggaactGCAGGGTGACGGGCCTCCCAATTCTCCTACTAATGATGTAAGTTCTCTTAGCTGGCCTTTCTCTTTTCTGGAGCCATGGTGATTGAAGTTTTTCATGGGACTCTTGACACAGCTTCCCAGGGTTTTAGCAACTTCTTTGAATAGTAGCTCTTCTCTCGGTGTTCAGCATTGTCTTGAGAGAGGCTAGGAATTTTGGCATAAGAGTGAGAGCTACTATAGATAGCAGCCCAGTAGGGCTCTTGTACCATCTAGCCTTTCCTCATGGTGCTGCTGCATGTTGTTTTAAGGAGTGAAGAGAGGAATTAAAGATTAGAACTTTGATAAGTTCAGGACATAACAGAGAGAATTATAATCCAACTTGATACTGGTgccagagagggaggggaagaccAAGACCAGAGGAGCCCTGACTATTCCCTTGAGCTTTCTGACTTCTTGACTCTACAGCCTACAGTGAAATATGAGACTCAGCCACGGTTTATCACAGCTACTGGAGGAACACTGCACATGTACCAGCTGGAAGGGCTGAATTGGCTACGTTTTTCATGGGCCCAGGGCACCGACACAATTCTGGCTGATGAGATGGGGCTGGGAAAGACCATTCAAACCATCGTCTTCCTCTACTCACTCTATAAGGAGGTGCTACATTCTAGGCCTCTAAGTGGGCAACTGGGCTAAGACCTAGTTTAgaatagggaagaggggtggaggATGGACTTACATAGCAGATAGCAGGTTGGGTTGTATACCCTGGAGCCTAGACTAATGTGCTCCCCACCCTTGACTCCTAGGGCCACACAAAAGGTCCCTTCCTGGTCAGTGCCCCACTTTCTACCATCATTAACTGGGAGCGGGAGTTCCAGATGTGGGCACCCAAGTTCTACGTGGTGACATACACGGGTGACAAGGACAGCCGGGCTATCATTCGTGAGAATGAGTTCTCTTTTGAGGACAATGCCATCAAAGGCGGCAAGAAAGCTTTTAAGATGAAGGTAAGCCCCTTTACCTCACATCTCTTATGACCCTCAGATCTGTCATTTCTATACCTCAACCAGTAATTTAGTTCCTGTATTctccatttgcatttctctatccTTTCTTCCACCTATTCTCATGCCTCTGACCCCCATGGATCTGTGTGCTGGACTGGTGGGTAAAAGTTTAGGGATCATATTCAGTGACCTCTGCTTGGGGTCCCAAGTTGGAGCACAGAATATCTGAGTAAAGAATGAGGGCTGGAGGTATAGGTGCATGGATATCAAGTGGCAGCTGAACATGCAGTGGTTGTGTTGGCAGAGGGAGGCACAGGTGAAATTCCACGTTCTCCTGACATCATATGAGCTGATCACCATTGATCAGGCAGCTCTTGGCTCCATCCGCTGGGCCTGTCTTGTGGTGGATGAAGCCCATCGACTCAAGAACAACCAGTCCAAGGTGAGTGAGAGTCCCAGACCTGAGAAATTTGAGACTGTGGATTCCAACTTGCCTTggtctttgaaaacaaaatgaaacaaataaaaaacaagttcTGGGAGGTAGAGTTCCTGGGAACTTCTCAGGGAAAGTCTTGCCTAGAGGAGGGAGAAGACTAAGGATTTGtcctctctgattttttttttcttttttctttttatgtcctCTGATTTTTGAGGGAAACAGGAGTTGGGGGAAGGGAACAGTCAATGTGGTGGATCAAACATTTGTCACTGATTAGCCTTTTCTCCTGCCTGTTTTTGCCccattttctagtttttcagGGTCCTCAATGGCTATAAGATAGATCACAAGTTGCTACTGACAGGAACCCCACTGCAGAATAATCTGGAGGAACTCTTTCATCTGCTAAACTTCCTCACCCCAGAGAGGTTTAAGTAAGTTGCTCACTAAGGGTAGTCTGCATAGAGAAAGCCACAGAGGCTCAGGAACTGGTAGAGAATGAATCTTGGATGGAGATTGGAGAATAAAGCCTGAGATTGGGGTCAAAGAATTTGACAGTTGTTCATTTCCTTATTTCCTCCTGTCTattagcaacttggaaggcttcctggaggagttCGCTGACATATCCAAAGAGGACCAGATTAAGAAACTGCATGATTTGCTGGGACCTCACATGTTGCGGAGGCTCAAAGCAGATGTCTTTAAGAACATGCCAGCCAAGACAGAACTCATCGTTCGAGTGGAGCTGAGCCCCATGCAGAAGTGAGACATAAAGCAGGCTACTGGGGGTTGGGGATTTGGTGGTAGCTTTCCAGGAGTTAATGACCAAATACAATATCATAATTGCTTCCTCTATATATCTCCTCTATGCCCCTGACCTGGTCTTTAGGAAATACTACAAATACATCCTGACTCGAAATTTTGAGGCCTTGAATTCACGAGGCGGTGGGAACCAAGTGTCACTGCTTAACATCATGATGGATCTTAAGAAGTGCTGCAATCACCCATACCTCTTTCCTGTGGCTGCTATGGTAGATACAAAGAGCAGGGAACTGATAAAATGGCTAATACTCTGAAAACCTGGGAGAGACCATATTGCATGAGGGTGGAACTAGACCAGAAGGCCAAAGAATTGATTCTTGAGGAGTAGGAATTTGAAAGGTGGGGTAGATTTGGGTTTCTGGCTTTCCAGGCACACTAAGGATAAGGAGGCATGTTTCCTGaccctttcttccttttgcttcctATTCAGGAGTCCCCAAAACTTCCCAGTGGGGCTTATGAGGGTGGAGCACTTATTAAATCATCAGGGAAGCTCATGTTACTGCAGAAGATGCTGCGGAAGCTGAAAGAACAAGGACACAGAGTGCTCATCTTCTCGCAGGTGACCCATCCCCTCTGTTCTGTTTCTGCTTTCTGTTCCTCCCTTCTAGCCAGACCTTAATTCTTGATGTCTTTTCTATGACTGCTATGGTGTGATGGATTAGGAGATTCTACCCATAAGAGTGCCTAGCACAGCTACTTCATTCCTGGCTTCTGGTCCATGTTCCTAAGGCTTTTGGAAGTTAGAGTCCAGCTCCTGTTTAGCTGGTTAGGGGCAGGGTGCGGTGGAGCCATCTGCCTCTAGGAGGCCTCTGGAACTAGTGCTATTTCCTAACCTTCTTGATAGGTGGGGTCAAGGAACAAAGACCTTTTAGAAGTCCTATGAAAGCTACACTTCTGCTCTCCAGAAAACTGCACATACAGTTATATCATTTTTGTACAGATTTTTAGAAATCTTATGAAccctgtgttttttttctttttttttggtaccagagattgaacccagggacattctaccactgagccacaccccagccctatttcgtattttatttagagacagggtctcattgagttgcttagcacctcactattgctgaggctggcttttaactcacaatcctcctgtctcagcctcctgagttgctgggattataggtgtgtgccaccacatccagctttaTGTACCCTTTTCTTAGGTCTCAGGGAACCTGTCTTAGTAGAAATGGTCTTTAATCAAGAGAATATGGCAAGAATGCAGAATAGTGAGCAGCTGGGAATAGGAGGAGGAAATACACTCGGTATGCTTAAGACAGGGCAGGAGTTCAGGTGTAAAGCTTGGGGTCAAATTTGAGTAAAGGGATAGTTTGAAGAGACTGGCCCATTCCACCGCCTTGGTATTTCAGACTCCTTCCTTTTCCCTTGCTGTAGATGACCAAAATGTTAGACTTGCTAGAAGACTTCTTAGACTACGAAGGCTACAAATATGAGCGCATTGATGGTGGTATCACTGGTGCCCTGAGGCAGGAAGCCATTGATCGATTCAATGGTAAGAGGGAGATCCCTTAGTTGCTGGTGGGTGTGTAAGGCCTGAGAAACCTGTGCCAGGTCCCTGGGACAAAAGGGGAGCTGGTACAGGGGGATATTGGACACTTAGGTTTTGAGTTGGAGTCATAGTCATTTGTAGTCAAGGAACATCTACAGCAGGTGGACAGAATACTGGGTACAGGAAAAACCTAGCCTCCTAATTCTCACCTCCTAGCTCCTGGGGCCCAACAGTTCTGCTTCCTCCTGTCTACCCGAGCTGGGGGCCTAGGCATCAATCTGGCGACTGCTGACACTGTTATCATCTTTGATTCTGACTGGAACCCCCACAATGACATCCAGGTGGGAACTTGCATCCTGGAGCCCCTGTGCCATTCAACAAGGAGATGT
This window of the Ictidomys tridecemlineatus isolate mIctTri1 chromosome 3, mIctTri1.hap1, whole genome shotgun sequence genome carries:
- the Chd3 gene encoding chromodomain-helicase-DNA-binding protein 3 isoform X2 — translated: MASPLRDEEEEEEEMVVSEEEEEEEEEGDEEEEEVEAADEDDEEEDDEGVLGRGPGHDRGRDRHSPPGCHLFPPPPPPPPLPPPPPPPPPDKDDIRLLPSALGVKKRKRGPKKQKENKPGKPRKRKKLDSEEEFGSERDEYREKSESGGSEYGTGPGRKRRRKHREKKEKKTKRRKKGEGDGGQKQVEQKSSATLLLTWGLEDVEHVFSEEDYHTLTNYKAFSQFMRPLIAKKNPKIPMSKMMTILGAKWREFSANNPFKGSAAAVAAAAAAAAAAVAEQVSAAVSSATPIAPSGPPALPPPPAADIQPPPIRRAKTKEGKGPGHKRRSKSPRVPDGRKKLRGKKMAPLKIKLGLLGGKRKKGGSYVFQSDEGPEPEAEESDLDSGSIHSASGRPDGPVRTKKLKRGRPGRKKKKVLGCPAVAGEEEVDGYETDHQDYCEVCQQGGEIILCDTCPRAYHLVCLDPELDRAPEGKWSCPHCEKEGVQWEAKEEDEEYEEEGEEEGEKEEEDDHMEYCRVCKDGGELLCCDACISSYHIHCLNPPLPDIPNGEWLCPRCTCPVLKGRVQKILHWRWGEPPVAVPAPQQADGNPDVPPPRPLQGRSEREFFVKWVGLSYWHCSWAKELQLEIFHLVMYRNYQRKNDMDEPPPLDYGSGEDDGKSDKRKVKDPHYAEMEEKYYRFGIKPEWMTVHRIINHSVDKKGNYHYLVKWRDLPYDQSTWEEDEMNIPEYEDHKQSYWRHRELIMGEDPAQPRKYKKKKKELQGDGPPNSPTNDPTVKYETQPRFITATGGTLHMYQLEGLNWLRFSWAQGTDTILADEMGLGKTIQTIVFLYSLYKEGHTKGPFLVSAPLSTIINWEREFQMWAPKFYVVTYTGDKDSRAIIRENEFSFEDNAIKGGKKAFKMKREAQVKFHVLLTSYELITIDQAALGSIRWACLVVDEAHRLKNNQSKFFRVLNGYKIDHKLLLTGTPLQNNLEELFHLLNFLTPERFNNLEGFLEEFADISKEDQIKKLHDLLGPHMLRRLKADVFKNMPAKTELIVRVELSPMQKKYYKYILTRNFEALNSRGGGNQVSLLNIMMDLKKCCNHPYLFPVAAMESPKLPSGAYEGGALIKSSGKLMLLQKMLRKLKEQGHRVLIFSQMTKMLDLLEDFLDYEGYKYERIDGGITGALRQEAIDRFNAPGAQQFCFLLSTRAGGLGINLATADTVIIFDSDWNPHNDIQAFSRAHRIGQANKVMIYRFVTRASVEERITQVAKRKMMLTHLVVRPGLGSKAGSMSKQELDDILKFGTEELFKDENEGENKEEDSSVIHYDNEAIARLLDRNQDATEDTDVQNMNEYLSSFKVAQYVVREEDKIEEIEREIIKQEENVDPDYWEKLLRHHYEQQQEDLARNLGKGKRVRKQVNYNDAAQEDQDNQSEYSVGSEEEDEDFDERPEGRRQSKRQLRNEKDKPLPPLLARVGGNIEVLGFNTRQRKAFLNAVMRWGMPPQDAFTTQWLVRDLRGKTEKEFKAYVSLFMRHLCEPGADGSETFADGVPREGLSRQQVLTRIGVMSLVKKKVQEFEHINGRWSMPELMPDPSADSKRSSRASSPTKTSPTTPEASATNSPCTSKPATPAPSEKGDGIRTPLDKEEAGNQEEKPEKNSKIGEKMETETDAPSPAPSLGERLEPRKIPLEDEVPVPGEMEPEPGYRGDRDKSATESTPGERGEEKPLDGQEHRERPEGETGDLGKREDIKGDRELRPGPHEPRSNGRREEKVEKPRFMFNIADGGFTELHTLWQNEERAAISSGKLNEIWHRRHDYWLLAGIVLHGYARWQDIQNDAQFAIINEPFKTEANKGNFLEMKNKFLARRFKLLEQALVIEEQLRRAAYLNLSQEPAHPAMALHARFAEAECLAESHQHLSKESLAGNKPANAVLHKGKGRGGPARGRAHNAASEPAGGVAERHEGGCDPPASHAVPNTPHRSPPSDVRAQHPQPAGQQGHGASPHTGLPPGSLRHTSGVRGGLQRRTRRGPGCRRRQLQPDACRVLHHSRHQRPSSAGEEGEGNGGGTGVRRAGSEGAQSRGGDLYRRLTGSQACPSPRPRPRGRPPAQALGPAASSPSSPPLGPPLG